In a single window of the Thermovenabulum gondwanense genome:
- a CDS encoding Maf family protein: MDKKLVLASSSPRRIELLKQIGFDFEVIPAHIEEEKVINLNPDELVKKIAVEKVISVSRKVRNSIVIGADTLVYAENKILGKPGTEKEALDMLLLLSNKWHKVYSGIAVLDTETQKLIVDVEESSVKFKGISEKEARNYIQTGEPMDKAGAYAIQGRGAVFIERIEGCYYNIVGLPLFKLVKLLEQFNVYVF; the protein is encoded by the coding sequence ATGGACAAGAAATTGGTTCTTGCATCTTCATCACCCAGGAGAATTGAATTATTAAAACAAATTGGATTTGACTTTGAAGTAATTCCCGCCCATATTGAAGAAGAAAAAGTTATAAATTTAAATCCCGATGAATTGGTGAAAAAAATTGCTGTAGAGAAGGTAATAAGTGTATCCAGGAAAGTAAGGAATAGCATAGTTATCGGTGCGGATACTTTGGTATATGCGGAAAATAAAATCTTAGGCAAGCCCGGGACGGAAAAAGAAGCTTTGGATATGCTGTTATTGTTGAGCAACAAATGGCATAAGGTTTACAGCGGGATAGCTGTTCTTGACACGGAAACTCAAAAGCTAATAGTAGATGTAGAAGAATCCAGTGTAAAATTTAAAGGCATATCCGAGAAAGAAGCCAGAAATTACATACAAACCGGTGAACCAATGGATAAAGCTGGCGCTTATGCCATACAGGGCAGAGGTGCTGTCTTTATAGAAAGAATTGAAGGATGTTATTATAATATTGTTGGATTGCCTTTGTTTAAATTGGTAAAACTGTTAGAGCAATTTAATGTATACGTATTTTGA
- the mrdA gene encoding penicillin-binding protein 2: MVSTKNKNLKRMEKRIYIMTWLLLFIFLFLSSGLFLLQVVKGSDYEKMAEENRIRIIPVTAPRGIFKDRNGRILVNNKPSFTVSYTNVKSTEKERDEVFKELSEILNMPLITHVVNEQYTVNDKNEVVLDKLPLVDSNSDGKVDEKDIKIIYQDTGSYISPAKMELDKGKLYFDGSVKPGTSLLISYSYNTFKNKIRDLGYKKYMPIRLKTNVDFETVARIEEKRLPGVVVEVEPIRNYIYGSEAAHIFGYVGEISKNELEALKDKGYRAGDLVGKMGLEKVLEPYLKGTNGGKQVEVNAFGKPIKVLGEIPPVPGDTIILTIDSELQRVAEKALQDQLLKLQTDKIKPFPNAKRGAVVVLNVKTGEVLAMASVPSFDPNMFARGLTAKEWEDLSNNPLKPLVNIAISETYPPGSVFKMITAIAALENNITNEKETIYDRGVYWTILPKKDWKPGGHGVVNMIKAIAESCNIYFFEMGRRLGIDLIEKYAKMFGLGQITGIELPGEKAGVVASREYKEKTFKKAEDKIWYPAETLDAAIGQGYHQFTPLQIACYISAIANEGYWMKPYIIKSIVDANGRTVFDSKPEIAGKVNVSKKTFEIVKQGMRGVVSPGGTAYGVFSNFPIPIAAKTGTAQWDLKKAPHGWFVTFAPYDNPEIAIAVFIEQAGSGGSTGGPVARAILEEYFHLNSNADAVENGDSNVNQRGPLQP; this comes from the coding sequence GTGGTAAGTACAAAAAATAAGAACTTAAAAAGGATGGAAAAACGGATTTATATAATGACCTGGCTGTTGCTTTTTATTTTTTTATTTTTAAGCAGTGGTCTTTTTTTACTGCAGGTAGTTAAAGGCTCGGATTACGAAAAAATGGCTGAAGAAAATAGAATAAGAATAATACCCGTTACCGCACCAAGAGGAATCTTCAAAGACAGGAACGGTCGGATCCTTGTAAATAATAAACCCAGTTTTACGGTTTCTTATACCAACGTAAAATCCACTGAAAAAGAACGGGATGAGGTATTTAAAGAATTAAGTGAAATTCTAAACATGCCTTTGATCACCCATGTGGTTAATGAACAGTATACTGTTAATGATAAAAACGAAGTAGTTCTGGACAAACTCCCCTTAGTGGATTCGAATTCGGATGGAAAGGTTGACGAAAAGGATATAAAAATAATTTATCAGGATACGGGTAGCTATATTTCTCCCGCCAAAATGGAGCTGGATAAGGGAAAATTGTATTTTGATGGCAGCGTAAAACCCGGAACCAGCCTTCTGATTTCCTACAGCTATAATACTTTTAAAAACAAAATACGAGATCTGGGCTATAAAAAATATATGCCCATCCGCCTTAAAACCAATGTGGATTTTGAAACCGTAGCAAGAATTGAAGAAAAAAGGCTTCCGGGAGTTGTAGTAGAAGTGGAGCCGATAAGAAACTACATTTACGGAAGCGAGGCAGCTCACATCTTTGGGTACGTAGGAGAAATCAGTAAAAATGAATTAGAAGCACTAAAGGACAAAGGTTACAGGGCAGGAGACCTGGTGGGGAAAATGGGATTAGAAAAGGTTTTAGAACCCTATCTAAAAGGTACTAATGGAGGAAAGCAGGTCGAAGTAAACGCTTTTGGGAAACCGATAAAAGTTCTGGGAGAAATACCTCCTGTTCCCGGTGATACAATAATTTTAACTATTGATTCTGAATTACAAAGGGTTGCGGAAAAGGCGCTTCAGGACCAGCTATTAAAACTGCAAACCGATAAAATTAAACCCTTCCCAAATGCCAAGAGAGGCGCGGTAGTTGTTTTGAACGTTAAGACGGGTGAAGTTTTAGCAATGGCAAGCGTGCCGAGCTTTGACCCAAACATGTTTGCCCGGGGCCTCACTGCAAAAGAATGGGAAGATCTTTCAAATAACCCGCTTAAACCGCTGGTGAATATCGCAATTTCGGAAACCTATCCGCCCGGTTCGGTCTTCAAAATGATTACTGCTATCGCCGCTCTGGAAAACAATATTACAAATGAGAAGGAGACCATATACGATAGAGGTGTTTACTGGACTATTCTGCCGAAAAAAGACTGGAAGCCCGGCGGTCACGGTGTGGTGAATATGATAAAAGCAATTGCAGAGTCCTGCAATATATACTTTTTTGAAATGGGAAGAAGATTGGGAATTGATCTAATAGAAAAATATGCAAAAATGTTCGGTTTAGGGCAGATTACTGGGATTGAACTTCCAGGAGAAAAGGCAGGTGTAGTAGCCAGCCGGGAGTATAAAGAAAAAACTTTTAAAAAGGCCGAGGACAAGATCTGGTACCCCGCGGAAACCTTAGATGCAGCTATTGGTCAGGGTTACCATCAGTTTACGCCGCTACAAATTGCCTGTTATATTTCGGCTATTGCCAATGAAGGTTACTGGATGAAGCCTTATATTATTAAGTCCATAGTAGATGCTAATGGTAGAACTGTTTTTGATAGCAAACCCGAAATTGCAGGGAAAGTAAATGTTTCCAAGAAAACCTTTGAAATAGTGAAGCAGGGGATGAGGGGAGTTGTATCCCCGGGAGGAACTGCCTACGGAGTATTTTCCAATTTCCCAATACCGATAGCGGCAAAAACAGGTACCGCTCAATGGGATCTTAAAAAAGCCCCCCACGGATGGTTCGTCACCTTTGCTCCTTATGATAATCCCGAGATAGCCATTGCTGTTTTCATTGAACAGGCAGGATCGGGAGGAAGCACCGGCGGCCCGGTAGCCAGGGCAATCCTGGAAGAATACTTTCATTTGAATAGTAACGCTGATGCCGTAGAAAACGGTGATTCTAATGTAAATCAAAGAGGGCCGCTTCAACCGTGA
- the radC gene encoding RadC family protein, which translates to MKTVKIKDLPEEQRPRERMWTLGAEALNDAELLALILGTGTKSESALMLAQRLLKGDGGKKGLEYIYNASLEELSNLKGIGAAKAVKIKAAVEMGRRIASNYGVKKIVINSPKDVENLLKEEMRVLEKEHFRVILLDTKNKVISVEEISIGTLDSSIVHPREVFKPAIKRSSSSIILVHNHPSGDPYPSKEDIVITKRLCEAGKLLGIHVVDHIIIGNSSFSFKANGLLE; encoded by the coding sequence GTGAAAACGGTAAAAATAAAGGATTTACCCGAAGAACAAAGACCAAGAGAAAGAATGTGGACCTTAGGCGCAGAAGCATTAAATGATGCGGAACTTTTGGCATTAATTTTGGGAACCGGGACAAAATCGGAATCTGCTCTCATGCTTGCTCAAAGGCTGTTAAAAGGGGATGGGGGGAAAAAAGGGCTTGAATATATATATAATGCCAGTTTAGAAGAACTTTCAAACCTGAAAGGAATAGGCGCTGCTAAAGCGGTTAAAATAAAAGCAGCAGTAGAAATGGGGCGAAGGATAGCCTCAAATTATGGCGTAAAAAAAATTGTTATAAATTCTCCAAAAGATGTAGAAAATTTATTAAAGGAAGAGATGCGGGTTTTAGAAAAAGAACATTTTAGAGTAATTTTGCTGGATACTAAAAACAAGGTAATCTCTGTTGAGGAAATTTCCATAGGGACATTGGATTCTTCTATTGTGCACCCGCGGGAAGTATTTAAACCCGCGATTAAAAGAAGTAGCTCTTCAATTATATTGGTTCACAATCATCCAAGCGGTGATCCCTACCCGAGTAAAGAGGATATAGTTATTACAAAAAGACTCTGCGAAGCGGGAAAGTTACTGGGGATTCATGTTGTCGATCACATAATAATTGGAAATTCTTCCTTTAGCTTTAAGGCAAATGGATTATTAGAATAG
- a CDS encoding copper ion binding protein, with protein MKNEITLKVSGMSCNHCKHAVESALKKLAGVISAEAFVKEGKVAVSFDSDLVDKRDIIRTIEETGYDVEGE; from the coding sequence ATGAAAAATGAAATTACTTTGAAAGTATCGGGGATGTCCTGTAACCATTGCAAACATGCCGTAGAATCGGCCTTAAAAAAATTGGCCGGTGTGATTTCTGCGGAAGCCTTTGTAAAGGAAGGAAAGGTTGCAGTTTCTTTTGATAGTGACCTGGTAGATAAGAGAGACATAATTCGGACCATTGAAGAGACGGGTTATGATGTCGAAGGTGAGTAA
- a CDS encoding rod shape-determining protein has protein sequence MLPFFKAFSKDIGIDLGTANTLVHVRGKGIVLREPSVVAIQRDTGAILAVGEEAKQMIGRTPGNIVAIRPLKDGVIADFDVTQAMLKHFISKALRAKGVVKPRVVVGIPSGVTEVEKRAVIDATLQAGAREAYLIEEPMAAAIGAGLEVHEPTGNMVVDIGGGTTEVAIISLGGIVTSRSIRIGGDEMDEAIVNYIKKEYNLMIGERTAEDIKIKMGSAYPKTEEETAEVKGRDLITGLPKTITVTSKEIREALKEPVNSIVEAIKVTLEKTPPELAADIMDRGIVMTGGGSLLYGLDKLVNEETGMPVHLAENPLDCVALGTGKVLEEIDLLKRVLVSPKR, from the coding sequence ATGTTACCATTTTTTAAAGCTTTCTCGAAAGATATAGGGATAGACTTAGGTACCGCAAATACCCTTGTGCATGTACGGGGGAAAGGAATTGTGCTCCGAGAACCTTCGGTAGTTGCGATCCAGAGGGATACGGGGGCCATATTAGCGGTAGGCGAAGAGGCAAAACAGATGATAGGAAGGACGCCAGGCAATATCGTGGCAATAAGGCCTTTAAAAGATGGTGTTATTGCTGATTTTGATGTAACCCAGGCGATGTTAAAACATTTTATTTCAAAAGCTTTAAGGGCAAAAGGGGTAGTAAAACCGAGGGTAGTGGTAGGTATCCCTTCCGGCGTGACGGAAGTAGAGAAAAGAGCCGTAATAGATGCTACACTGCAGGCGGGAGCCCGGGAAGCTTACCTTATTGAGGAACCCATGGCAGCAGCTATAGGAGCGGGGCTTGAAGTTCACGAGCCTACGGGAAATATGGTGGTCGACATAGGTGGCGGCACTACAGAAGTAGCGATAATTTCATTGGGAGGAATAGTTACAAGCAGATCTATCCGCATAGGCGGTGATGAAATGGATGAAGCAATAGTTAATTATATCAAAAAAGAATACAATCTTATGATCGGCGAAAGAACGGCAGAAGATATAAAGATAAAAATGGGGTCTGCATACCCTAAGACCGAGGAGGAAACCGCGGAGGTAAAAGGAAGGGATTTGATTACCGGTCTTCCAAAAACAATTACAGTTACTTCCAAGGAAATTAGGGAGGCTTTAAAAGAGCCGGTCAACAGCATCGTTGAAGCTATTAAAGTTACCTTAGAGAAAACTCCCCCGGAACTGGCTGCAGACATTATGGACAGGGGAATTGTAATGACCGGAGGCGGTTCATTGCTCTATGGTCTCGATAAACTTGTAAATGAAGAAACGGGCATGCCGGTACATTTAGCAGAAAACCCCTTAGATTGTGTTGCTCTTGGTACGGGCAAGGTTCTGGAAGAAATAGATTTATTAAAGAGAGTTCTCGTTTCACCCAAAAGATAA
- a CDS encoding manganese catalase family protein, which translates to MWYYEKKLQYPANVSRTDLGMAKFLFAQYGGPDSELAAAVRYLTQRYTMPIPQAKALLTDIGTEELAHWEIIGTLIYKLTCGATPEQMRNAGLGDHFAQHDNALYPHDAAGVPFTAAYIASTGDPIADLHEDLAAEQKARTTYEKLITLTNDAGVIAALSFLREREVVHFQRFGEVLMLVQEHYQHKHIFY; encoded by the coding sequence ATGTGGTACTATGAAAAGAAATTGCAGTACCCAGCAAATGTAAGCAGAACCGACCTGGGAATGGCCAAATTTTTATTTGCCCAGTACGGAGGACCTGATAGCGAGCTTGCTGCGGCGGTAAGGTACCTTACACAAAGATATACCATGCCAATACCTCAGGCAAAAGCCCTTTTAACCGATATAGGTACAGAAGAACTGGCACACTGGGAAATTATAGGCACTTTAATATATAAATTAACCTGCGGTGCTACGCCCGAACAGATGAGAAACGCCGGATTGGGCGATCATTTCGCCCAACACGACAACGCTCTTTACCCCCACGACGCTGCGGGCGTTCCCTTCACAGCAGCGTATATTGCCTCCACCGGGGATCCCATCGCTGACCTTCATGAGGATTTAGCTGCAGAGCAAAAGGCAAGAACAACATATGAAAAGTTAATTACTCTGACCAATGACGCCGGTGTAATTGCTGCACTGTCCTTTTTAAGAGAAAGGGAAGTAGTTCATTTCCAGAGATTTGGCGAAGTGCTTATGCTGGTACAGGAACACTATCAGCATAAACACATATTCTACTAA
- a CDS encoding spore coat associated protein CotJA, which produces MSESKKGFYIDIKLAQVYILMQMYGETFEIRTALRNGTLFPELYRPFPPQTFQE; this is translated from the coding sequence ATGTCGGAAAGCAAGAAGGGTTTTTATATAGATATAAAGCTTGCCCAGGTATATATCCTCATGCAAATGTACGGTGAAACCTTTGAAATTAGAACCGCTCTCAGAAACGGCACTTTATTTCCAGAGCTTTACAGACCTTTTCCACCTCAAACTTTTCAAGAATAA
- a CDS encoding biotin transporter BioY, producing MSIRTKDLIFISLFTSIMVVVSYIKIPLPFSPVPITLQTFAVMLAGLMLSPSSAFLSMLIYLLLGAAGVPVFAGGRAGLNVILGPSGGYLLSWPFAAFFISTFKKTSNNFLRNLFLNLIFGVFFIYFIGVPYLAFVTHLSLNKAIAVGLFPFIPGDIIKAVIASYLYFQLKKPLEKIM from the coding sequence ATGAGTATAAGAACTAAGGATCTAATTTTTATCTCTCTTTTTACCTCCATAATGGTGGTAGTTAGCTACATAAAAATTCCTCTACCTTTCAGCCCGGTTCCCATTACCCTTCAAACCTTCGCAGTCATGCTTGCCGGTTTAATGCTTTCACCATCTTCAGCTTTTCTAAGCATGCTTATATATCTTCTTTTGGGTGCTGCGGGGGTACCTGTTTTTGCAGGTGGGAGAGCCGGACTTAACGTAATTTTAGGTCCCAGCGGGGGGTATCTTCTCAGCTGGCCCTTCGCAGCATTTTTTATTTCCACTTTTAAAAAAACCTCGAATAATTTCCTTCGTAACTTATTTTTAAATCTTATTTTTGGAGTATTTTTTATATATTTTATCGGGGTTCCCTATTTAGCTTTTGTTACGCATTTATCTTTAAATAAGGCTATCGCAGTAGGTCTTTTTCCTTTTATTCCCGGTGATATTATAAAAGCAGTAATTGCAAGCTATTTATATTTTCAATTAAAAAAACCTTTAGAAAAGATTATGTAA
- the rnfB gene encoding RnfABCDGE type electron transport complex subunit B, with product MANLIALAMISMGGLGLVLGSGLVIASKKFAVETDPKVDEILAALPGANCGACGYPGCSGLAKAIVEGKASVSACVVGGPKVAAKIADIMGVKAEGETKDKKVARVLCQGNANNAKFKSEYFGIKTCRAASLVNGGPKACTFACIGFGDCEKVCPVGAINMSEDGLPVIDEEKCTGCGLCVKACPKMVIALSPLKNEVHVRCRATMKGKDTKDVCKVGCIACKQCEKVCPFDAIHVVNNVAVIDYEKCTNCMLCVEKCPTKIITAKFDKRKKAEITDACIGCTICAKNCPVNAITGEIKKKHEVQTDLCIGCGVCAEKCPKKAIKMERN from the coding sequence ATGGCCAACTTAATAGCTCTGGCAATGATAAGCATGGGTGGACTTGGCCTCGTGCTGGGAAGCGGACTGGTAATTGCTTCAAAGAAATTTGCCGTTGAAACCGATCCCAAGGTGGACGAGATATTGGCCGCTTTACCGGGGGCAAACTGCGGTGCATGCGGATATCCAGGATGTTCGGGTCTGGCAAAAGCGATTGTCGAAGGAAAGGCTTCCGTAAGTGCTTGCGTCGTTGGGGGACCAAAAGTTGCTGCAAAAATAGCGGATATTATGGGAGTGAAAGCTGAAGGCGAAACAAAGGATAAAAAAGTAGCACGGGTGTTATGCCAAGGAAATGCCAATAATGCGAAATTTAAATCCGAGTATTTCGGAATAAAGACCTGTAGGGCAGCTTCCCTGGTGAACGGAGGTCCTAAAGCCTGTACCTTTGCATGTATCGGTTTTGGAGACTGTGAAAAGGTATGCCCGGTAGGAGCAATAAATATGTCGGAAGATGGTCTGCCCGTTATAGATGAGGAAAAATGCACAGGATGCGGGCTTTGTGTAAAAGCCTGTCCTAAAATGGTGATTGCTCTTTCACCCTTAAAAAATGAAGTGCACGTAAGATGCAGGGCTACGATGAAAGGCAAAGATACAAAAGATGTATGCAAAGTAGGATGTATCGCCTGCAAGCAATGTGAAAAAGTCTGTCCGTTTGATGCAATACATGTGGTTAACAATGTAGCGGTGATTGATTATGAAAAATGTACAAATTGTATGCTTTGCGTAGAAAAATGTCCTACAAAAATTATCACTGCAAAGTTTGATAAAAGGAAAAAAGCGGAAATAACCGATGCTTGCATAGGTTGTACTATTTGTGCCAAGAATTGTCCTGTAAATGCAATAACCGGGGAAATAAAAAAGAAACATGAGGTACAAACGGACCTTTGCATTGGTTGCGGTGTTTGCGCAGAAAAATGTCCTAAAAAAGCTATAAAAATGGAAAGGAATTAG
- the mreD gene encoding rod shape-determining protein MreD yields MRYVFYLIIMTFVLVIQSSISPYIKIGGVNPDFFLIMLLSYSIIKGPERGSFYGLSGGLIEDLMFGRFIGLNSLTKFLTCYITGWGTKNLFKGPAVFTILFVFIGSLIYNLLFLLANYIFIPSFQRGNIFTFFIYTAIVNAIFAPIVYNFVYKIEHFFDYYFNIKY; encoded by the coding sequence TTGAGATATGTATTTTATCTGATTATAATGACCTTTGTTTTAGTAATTCAATCTTCAATAAGCCCTTACATAAAAATTGGCGGAGTAAATCCCGATTTTTTTTTAATAATGCTTTTAAGTTATTCTATTATTAAAGGACCGGAAAGGGGATCCTTTTACGGGTTATCCGGCGGATTGATAGAAGATTTAATGTTCGGTAGGTTCATCGGGCTAAATTCTTTAACAAAGTTTTTAACATGCTATATAACGGGCTGGGGAACCAAAAATCTTTTTAAAGGCCCTGCCGTATTTACAATTTTATTCGTTTTCATAGGTAGCTTAATTTATAATTTGCTTTTTTTGCTTGCTAATTATATATTTATTCCTTCCTTTCAAAGGGGAAATATTTTCACCTTCTTTATTTATACAGCAATTGTTAATGCAATTTTTGCTCCAATAGTGTATAATTTTGTGTACAAAATAGAACATTTTTTCGATTATTATTTTAATATCAAGTATTAA
- a CDS encoding Gx transporter family protein, producing MMKYSKLVYLSLFVTFGITLHIVESSIPVPVPIPGAKLGLANIMALIAILIFGTKEGLIVNVLRCIIGSTLYGSMSSLIYSLSGAVVATLIMGIFYSYCNSVFSPIGISVLGGIFHNVTQLTVAMIILKTGGLYVYLPHLLLTGLVTGIFTGILAFFVEKNLRGILKKMKYF from the coding sequence ATGATGAAGTACAGTAAACTCGTATATTTATCTCTTTTTGTTACCTTCGGAATAACTCTTCATATCGTTGAAAGTTCAATTCCGGTACCGGTGCCAATTCCGGGAGCAAAATTGGGCCTTGCGAATATAATGGCGTTAATAGCAATTTTAATTTTTGGAACCAAAGAAGGTTTAATAGTCAATGTTTTAAGATGTATCATAGGTTCAACACTTTACGGTTCTATGTCAAGCCTTATATATAGTCTTTCGGGTGCTGTAGTGGCTACATTGATAATGGGTATATTTTACAGTTATTGCAATAGTGTTTTTAGCCCAATTGGTATAAGCGTTCTCGGCGGGATTTTTCATAATGTCACTCAGCTAACGGTAGCGATGATAATATTAAAAACCGGGGGACTTTATGTATATCTTCCCCACCTTTTACTAACTGGACTTGTTACCGGTATATTTACCGGAATCCTGGCATTCTTTGTAGAGAAAAATTTAAGGGGCATTCTGAAAAAAATGAAGTACTTTTAG
- the rsxA gene encoding electron transport complex subunit RsxA, with translation MLKEILFIIIGSVLVNNFVLSRYLGQCPFLGVSSKTETALGMGMATTFVLTMTAVAAYFIQNYILAPFGLDAFLQIVSFILVIASLVQLVEMVVLKISPPLYNAFGIYLPLITTNCIVLGVALLIPSKSYNLIQSIAFGLGAGLGFTLALALMAGIREDLEFADVPEALKGPAIVFITAGLLAMIFMGFAGLVPL, from the coding sequence TTGTTAAAGGAAATTTTATTTATAATAATCGGTTCGGTACTTGTAAATAATTTCGTATTATCCAGGTATTTAGGACAGTGTCCATTCCTCGGCGTTTCAAGCAAAACCGAAACCGCGCTGGGTATGGGAATGGCGACCACCTTTGTTCTAACAATGACTGCGGTAGCGGCGTATTTCATTCAAAATTATATATTGGCACCTTTTGGCTTGGATGCTTTTTTACAGATCGTATCGTTTATTCTGGTCATTGCCTCTCTCGTACAGCTTGTGGAAATGGTAGTATTAAAAATAAGTCCACCCTTGTACAATGCTTTTGGAATTTACCTTCCCCTGATTACTACCAACTGTATCGTGCTTGGGGTCGCTCTATTAATTCCTTCCAAAAGCTACAATTTAATTCAAAGCATTGCTTTCGGCCTGGGTGCAGGACTTGGGTTTACCTTAGCTCTTGCTTTAATGGCAGGAATAAGGGAAGATTTGGAATTTGCTGATGTTCCAGAAGCGTTGAAAGGTCCTGCCATCGTCTTCATTACAGCAGGGCTACTTGCTATGATTTTTATGGGATTTGCGGGACTTGTTCCGCTATAA
- a CDS encoding NusG domain II-containing protein, producing MFTKGDKILIAVVLFFSVFTLIIFYTYGMDNNPTYAVIEVNGKFFQKISLGSNGPQLKVEVPGIMGVSVVEIDKNRVRMLESPCKDQLCVQQGWIEKGGEMIVCLPNRVVVKVLKEKKDDMDGVSF from the coding sequence ATGTTTACGAAAGGTGATAAAATATTAATTGCCGTTGTTTTGTTTTTTTCAGTTTTTACATTAATTATTTTTTATACCTACGGGATGGATAATAACCCGACCTATGCAGTCATAGAGGTTAATGGGAAATTCTTTCAGAAAATTTCCTTGGGGAGCAATGGCCCGCAATTAAAGGTTGAAGTACCCGGAATTATGGGTGTCAGCGTAGTAGAAATAGATAAAAACCGCGTGAGGATGCTGGAATCACCCTGCAAGGACCAACTATGCGTTCAACAGGGCTGGATTGAAAAAGGCGGGGAAATGATAGTCTGTCTTCCGAATAGGGTGGTTGTGAAGGTTTTAAAGGAAAAAAAAGATGATATGGATGGGGTTAGTTTTTGA
- a CDS encoding DUF4321 domain-containing protein produces MKKSNRSILLLVIILITGAICGNLIGESLKTKLQILSYGVKMGLNPTKLDLGVFNFTFGFSMNLNIAGVVGIILALLLYQRM; encoded by the coding sequence ATGAAGAAGAGTAATCGAAGCATACTGCTTCTGGTAATAATATTAATAACTGGTGCAATTTGTGGGAATTTAATTGGAGAGAGCTTAAAAACAAAATTGCAGATTCTTTCTTATGGAGTAAAAATGGGTTTAAACCCGACCAAGCTTGATTTGGGAGTTTTTAATTTTACTTTTGGTTTTTCCATGAATTTGAATATAGCCGGGGTCGTAGGCATTATTCTGGCATTATTATTATATCAAAGGATGTAA
- the mreC gene encoding rod shape-determining protein MreC, with the protein MIFLLGLLKKRQFWYIVLVIFLITLTYRLTYTHEEIFNQIERPFLAVFSPISDFFSSMVNYFAGKVTSIKDIFYLKSQNELLKKKVDELSPYQKMYYELKTENEKLRRMLDLKERSYDYNLEAAEVIGRDPSNWFNILIIDKGTNSGVSKNMAVISEDGLVGYTIDVGKNWAKVLVITDNRSSISAMIQRTRDNGVVKGSVAPAPPGYLKMVYLPMDASVVNGDVVVSSGLGGIAPKGIIIGKVEEVKKESDNLMKFAIVKPAVDFNKLEYVFVIKNFSYAGRE; encoded by the coding sequence GTGATTTTTTTGCTTGGCCTCTTAAAAAAAAGACAATTTTGGTATATCGTGCTGGTGATTTTTTTAATTACTTTGACCTACAGGTTAACCTATACCCATGAAGAAATATTTAATCAAATAGAACGGCCATTTCTGGCCGTCTTTTCTCCTATTAGCGACTTTTTCAGCAGTATGGTAAATTATTTTGCCGGAAAAGTTACTTCAATAAAAGATATTTTTTATTTAAAAAGCCAGAACGAGCTTTTAAAAAAGAAAGTAGATGAGCTTAGTCCCTATCAGAAAATGTATTACGAGTTAAAAACCGAAAATGAAAAATTGAGGAGAATGCTGGATTTAAAGGAGAGGAGTTATGATTATAATTTAGAAGCAGCGGAGGTCATCGGAAGAGACCCGAGTAATTGGTTTAATATTCTGATAATTGACAAAGGTACAAATAGCGGTGTTAGTAAAAATATGGCTGTAATTTCTGAAGATGGACTTGTAGGGTATACCATAGATGTGGGTAAGAACTGGGCCAAGGTGCTGGTGATAACCGATAATAGAAGTTCGATAAGTGCCATGATTCAAAGAACAAGAGATAACGGTGTTGTAAAAGGAAGTGTGGCACCTGCACCTCCCGGGTATCTTAAAATGGTGTATTTACCCATGGATGCTTCTGTGGTTAATGGAGATGTAGTTGTATCCTCGGGATTAGGCGGTATAGCCCCAAAGGGAATAATTATCGGTAAGGTTGAAGAGGTTAAAAAGGAATCGGATAATTTAATGAAATTTGCGATTGTAAAACCCGCTGTAGATTTTAATAAATTGGAGTACGTTTTTGTTATTAAGAATTTTTCATATGCCGGCAGGGAGTGA
- a CDS encoding spore coat protein CotJB, which produces MSHHNKDMVDKLKNIMAVDFAVWELSLFLDTHPDERRAIEDHNKYVRLSYQLKNEYESTYGPMRLDSISPYPYKYINSPWPWEIEY; this is translated from the coding sequence ATGTCCCATCATAATAAAGATATGGTAGATAAATTAAAAAATATTATGGCCGTGGACTTCGCCGTATGGGAACTTTCTCTCTTTCTGGATACCCATCCGGATGAAAGGAGAGCCATTGAAGATCATAATAAATATGTTAGATTATCCTATCAATTAAAAAATGAATACGAATCAACTTACGGACCGATGAGGCTTGACAGCATTAGCCCGTACCCCTATAAATATATTAATTCCCCCTGGCCCTGGGAAATTGAATATTAG